The Candidatus Hydrogenedens sp. genome contains a region encoding:
- the gap gene encoding type I glyceraldehyde-3-phosphate dehydrogenase, with the protein MAIKVGINGFGRIGRTVFKLLVKNADFEVVGINDITDARTLAHLLKYDSVFGVLDAEVKATDDAIIVNGKAYKVTAITDPAQLPWKDLGAEIIVESTGKFTKKDDCLKHVQAGAKKVLLTVPPKDEVDAIIVMGVNDETLKSTDVVVSNASCTTNCLAPVAKVLHKNFGIVRGFMTTVHAYTNDQRVLDMPHKDLRRARAAANAIIPTTTGAARAVGKVLPELKGKLDGFAMRVPVIDGSVVDLVAELEKKATKEDINKAIKEASETYLKGILAYTEDPIVSCDVIGNPNSSIFDAQSTMVMGDNFVKVVSWYDNEFGYSNRCVDLIKLMAK; encoded by the coding sequence ATGGCAATCAAGGTTGGTATCAATGGATTTGGTCGTATTGGTCGAACAGTTTTCAAACTTTTGGTCAAGAACGCTGATTTTGAAGTGGTCGGAATTAATGATATTACCGACGCAAGAACATTGGCACACCTATTAAAGTATGACAGTGTTTTTGGTGTGTTAGATGCTGAAGTAAAGGCAACGGATGACGCTATCATCGTGAATGGAAAAGCTTATAAAGTGACAGCAATTACAGACCCTGCACAGCTTCCGTGGAAAGATTTAGGGGCGGAGATTATCGTTGAATCTACTGGAAAATTTACAAAGAAGGATGATTGTTTAAAGCATGTTCAAGCAGGTGCAAAGAAAGTTTTGTTAACTGTCCCACCGAAGGATGAAGTGGATGCTATTATTGTAATGGGTGTAAATGATGAAACATTAAAATCTACCGATGTGGTTGTTTCGAATGCCAGTTGCACAACAAACTGCCTTGCCCCTGTTGCAAAAGTACTTCACAAGAATTTTGGAATTGTCCGTGGTTTTATGACTACTGTCCATGCTTACACTAATGACCAGCGTGTACTTGACATGCCTCATAAGGATTTACGTCGTGCTCGTGCCGCTGCGAATGCGATTATCCCTACAACCACTGGTGCGGCACGTGCTGTCGGCAAGGTGTTACCGGAATTGAAAGGCAAATTAGATGGGTTCGCTATGCGTGTTCCAGTTATTGATGGCTCTGTAGTTGACCTCGTTGCGGAATTAGAAAAGAAAGCAACCAAAGAAGATATTAATAAGGCAATCAAAGAAGCATCAGAAACGTACCTCAAAGGTATCCTTGCATACACAGAAGACCCGATAGTTTCTTGTGATGTTATTGGCAACCCGAATTCCAGCATATTTGATGCTCAAAGCACTATGGTTATGGGCGATAACTTTGTCAAAGTCGTATCCTGGTATGACAATGAATTCGGTTATTCCAACCGCTGTGTTGATTTGATTAAATTGATGGCAAAATAA